aaatcttacgtttaagTACTCAAtaggtttaggtcaggtgagcaaggaggtcatgtcattattttttaagacctttactagctagccaagcagtggagtacttggatgcaaGAGGatgcattgtcctgcataaaaatcatgacctttttttccctgtaccactgtgtgaaaaaagtgtaggtttgggagttgagtttgagtcaatcaacctgaaaaggcccaacaagctcatcttttaataattccagcctTTACCAGTTCCCCACCTCCATCTTGCTGGCGTCTGAGTGggagtggagctctctgcccattgctggtgcagccacgggcccatccctctggtccatcaagagtcactctcatctcatcagtccaaaaaacctttgaaaaatctgtcttcagatatttcttggccaagtcatagGCTTTCAACtcgtgtgtcttgttcagtggtggtcatGTGTCAGCCTTTCTTAcgttggccatgtctctgagcactgcacaccatgtactgtacttctggacactgcaggtagattacagttctggaaaatgacagcactggagggtaatgggttcctgggagcttcacgtttgatttttctaaaatatttgaCAGTTAATTTGCACGTTTTTCTCTCGACACGTTTCTTTCAACCCTTTGatgcacttgcaacaaaacatgaaatggttctgtggtcacaTTCTAATATGTCGGCAATTTCAGGAGTGCTGCATCCGtatgaaaaatgttttacagttcttgacgTTTCAGCGTCTGTTAAATCttttttctggcccattttgccagaggaaaagaagctgcctattaattgtgcacacctaataaagggtgttgatctcctaaggccacaccctccctcagtatgcacatcacctggtatgcttaaacataataggcattcaagtttatcGAGCTTAGAGTTGGAAAATACtcataaaaatgagaatatggtcaaaataatGACTTGCCTaacaattgtgcacacagtgtattatGTCCCCTGTTGGAATTATTATATTCATAAATACAGAATTTGCATTGTGCAGTTATGGAGGAAGGTGATTGAGTAGCCTtctaaataacaaataatgtaacAATCACAATAGTTATTTCTAAATATGATGACGTTACTTAGAGATCACCGCACAGTGATTTGATTATTTTATAAAGTGCACTTTTCAGGAATCAAGATTACAGTGATAGAGAATAAAAACATGCCTGGCATATAACAAGTGCGTGAGCTGCTTTAAATTGCTTAGAGATTATTTAGCCATGAGTGGGACTGGATTTAATAACCCACAGACGTCAAAGTGTGCctgaagctcatctgcatgtgCAGCGGCGGCCTTGTCTTTAGCCACCtgagaggacaggaagtgagcccAAAGATCAGTGAGCCGTGTTTGCAATGGTCAAGCTTGAACGCCGGATCACAGCTGCTCCTTCACAGACCCGTGGAACACAAGGGGGGCTTTTATGGACCCTTTGAGACGTCTCCCAAATAATCATCTACCCTGGAAGCTGTTTGTGGATCACACCTACAGCTGTACCCGTCACATTGCAGCACTCTTATTAATCCAGTTTTAAAGAGGAAACGGGCTGACGAGTCGTGCAaatggtgggggggtgggggtttgtCTTTGTGGGAAGTGAGTAATGTGATTATAATCCATGCTGGAAAGCGTAAATAAGTGCCCCGCTACAGGCTGTGTCTCCCAGTCTGGCCTGTTTAAATTTTTAACCATAAAACCTGAGACCGAAACTGGTCTGGAAAGGGACCAAGTTTTTTTGTTGACTCCCTAAAGGCAGTGGGCATGCAAAGCATGAGTAGGCAACAGGATTCTTACATAATCATCTCCAGGCTCAAATGAAGACATGTGATCTACAGATGGATACGGCACATATGGTATGCAACATGGGGCACGCTCTTTCTATTTTCTGCAGCGATGTTTATTTTCCTCCTGGACCAAGAACAAGCTTTGCAAATTGTCACATCCTACTTCACTTGCCCGGTAGCTATATTTGCCAAGCTCTGCCCACACAATATCAAGAAGAAAACTTCTTGTACAAATTTTTCAGGActatatatagtatacatacagtacataaagatGCTCATTATTAGGCATGCCAATTtgattcaaagcaaaaaatatttctgcCGTTTCAAAGATAACTACAGTAGCACTCACACATTGTTAAGCAGGAAAAAGGATTGTCTTTGAAAAAGGTTCCACTGAAAAATAGAACATAGACATgaaaatattattacattattacattattttatttgcgTTAGTCTTCAGATTTCCCCTTGTTGTCCAAATTCTTTTCCGTGATggttatttgatatttttcaatgttttatgCACTTTCACGCTTAATGGAAGTGTTTTGGTGAGGAGGGGGACGGTTTAAAGGAAGGGGCTAGGAGCTTGTGAACATACTTCAACCAATTGTCACGTCATGATGTTGTGGCGATTCAGCACGCTAaagtttttgtgtgtgctttgtAGAACGCTTTGAGCTGTgtgaataattataatataataagtctGTCCGACATGGGAGGACAAACTTCGGGGTTTAAGAACGGCGCCACCATGTGTTGTATGTGACAGAAagataatagcacaggcaaaaCAGTAGATCCTTTTgtgttcaggagtagaagtgtTAGTTTacacaaacaacatttttttcacatcaaaaataataatatgataataatagtatcaaataatactgtattttttcaatGCATCCCTTTTTTCTGGGCCAATGCTTGTTTCAATGTCAACACATCTTTTTCTGCAATGTCAAAACTTAAAGGGATATTtcggatgttttgacatgaagttgtatgacatccccatcagcaatgtagtccattaacagagacttaccccccacttggtctcctaagtccagttctggtcagatttctgtgatgaagaacgtagttccgctcaGTAGCCTGGCAACAaataagtaaggagtttggcttctaaaaacaatatgcgttcaaaagatgaaaacattgcatcacaaaaacgtcacacaacttcatgtcaaaaaatccgaactatccctttaacagcaGTGTTCGGGCTCCATAGCTAGTGGACATGCACTCTGACAAGAACGCTACAAATCCAATCTAAGGCAATATTTACTCCCTCTTTATTGTTAAActcacaaaaaaagcaaaaagactgGAATCTCTGTCAAGCTCATAACAACATGTGGTACAGTATAAGGAGGATGCTTGCAAATTACAGGACTGTATCATTTTCTACTCTGGGTCAGGGGGAAAATAATTCTGTTTTGACTCAAAGAGAAAATGTTGTCCACATTTTTATCTGAATCTGCCCCAAAATGAAATTTGTACTTGCTCAATACCCCGGCCAGCCCACCATGGAGTTTCAGTGAAATTGcttttgtagtttttgtgtaGTCTTTGtaactaacaaacaaaacatatccTTTCACCCTTTTGCTTATAGTACATACAATTATATTCCTAATATAAATCTAGTTTCTCCCACGACCCTAGAGAgggcaagcggcatagaagatgaatgaatgaaaatcaaGTTTCTcgcagtgtcaatcaaaactgatcAAATACgtatttgtaaatgtaaattttgTGTGTTGCATTGGGTGTCATTTAGTGGtatcacgagacactcagttcacgaggagagacgatacatgagattatGTCTgcgagaatgagacgagacgggattttaacattacttttaagaaaggtaattaaaaaaaatatatgatatgatacatattgcaatctactaatgtaattttttactACTTTACACTGTTTcacgattcatggttgccgaaacaattcaaggacgatattggttcatttagaacggcgatccgaaatgattcagtaactttaaatcaattcagtaactttttagccaaaaattcaaccaatgtgactgtgaaataaatacctggatactggacagtgcaggtttagtttaatttagtttagtttattaagGACAGTGTGCAGTTTCATTAAAAATCTGCACCAGATTTAGCCCAGAGCTAATTTCCATCTGCAGTCCTCAcatcataaaatacaatacagaaatacaataaagtgcaatacaaatacaagaaacTACATATAAATACCAGgtacaaaaatgcaataaagtgcGATACAAATACAAGAAACCACATATAAATACAAGGTACAATCATTAAAAAGCTAGTGCAGGATAGAATCATAAAATATAAGGACTTATGAAATAAACAATCTCAAAACAATTCTATACATTAACCAacatttaaagtgcatgcataCAGGTAGTAAACACACCCATATTTAGCAGCAAAGTCATTGAAATAAGTTGAACGCTGATGATAATAAACGTCTTTCATTACTTATATAAAGGTAAGGTTTtctagattcccgttgttttttgtaagggagtCAGGTATAAATtcattatggatataaacaaactagtaaacaacaattaatggcaaatgcattcacattttatttgaacaaagtGCAatcaacacttcaggttgaattaagaGGTTAAtcttttctgctctcattttcaaaaTTCAATAAATTTTGAACAAAAGTACAGTAATTACCTTGCGTAGGAATGTAAACAAATTTAGAAacatgtaaaatcaagtctgtgattaattctatccgataaagcatgacttgaactttaatttgatacctcattcacttctctgccCCAAATATTGaagaagttagagcagattTTATACCAGGAAATACTTCCTTTGGTCCcgattgctttaacattgaatcaagacaaaagctgtgatcgacccacggaccttggcaagtagaactgtactacaaaatatataataacttaggctgtgacatttctttcaaaagtcaacagagtagccatgcAGGAGCacgctgtattcgtttccacgccacactacaaattgcatgtacacagtaattctggGGCAAAATCAACATATTTCACACCATCAGATTTGAACTTCCTCTGTAGATAGATGTTAAAGTGAagttatatcctacataccttttatcatGTCCTGAAGCCCCGATCCATGAgattgaaaggcttaaagttggacttaactttcgaagcactcgtatgactccatgtggtccaacactcagagAAATCCCCTTTTGATATGTTGCCGTGGTATTTTAGTTGACCTTTACATATCCTAACAGCGAAGGACTTACTTAGAACATCTTAGAACTTAGAACGTCTCCCTCCTTGCAAAAGCTAAAGTGTTTCCGCACACTAGACCgcaatggtggcttaattatttgTAGCTCGCAGAGGATCTGCCATCCGCCATgctatgttgtgttgtgttatctGCTGGCGCATagtgatgatgtcacagacagGAAGACTGAATCGAGTACCGTTTAATGTCttcatcattaaaagtgctaaaaaaacacacatccatataagcCGGCCGTGCTTatatccaatgctttatttcctacgATCGATGCAatcaattgattaccttttaaacgatgttgaATCGATATATGTCATGGCAACTTACTGAACACAGACCGATGTAGTTAGATCATAGCAATATAAATGGTTACatcgatgtagtggatgaatcaTTACACCTCTAGCttactccgttcatgccgctgttctatgaaacaaacacgccaaggtgctgaaacaatGCGCAGAGCGAActctctttctgcctgtttggaggcgagacatgaggaaaacagacgcatgcacatggcaatgtattgaggccggcaaaattatcccgtccattttcatttattgtgtgatgaatgaattaatttattatcatcaaaggcctagtgcccacaagaccatttttttgtgaatgagaaatcttgcaAGACACTCCTAGTGTCATtagatggtgtacctaatgaagtgtccagagGTGTGATGAGACAGTGAGTCAAATGATAGAGGAACAACAACCTTAACCACTGGCTTTGATAGTTGAATGAACCAGGCTATCAGCAAAATTGCTCCTTCTGATTATCTATCACTGagcatgtgtacagtatgtttgcagTGCATGATTGGATGCTTGAttattttcattactacaaCCAAATCTCTGATTTCTTTTTATGGCCAGTGCATTCTTAGTTGGTAATGTGCTATGGAAAGCAACAGGTAATTGTGTTTGTTTCCCAGAAAGCATATGACATGCTTTACCAGCATATACACACCTTGAAACTGTCAGCCATTTGTTTCCATTGTTGGCTCTTCTACCTGCTCCTATTGATTTTCCCATAGCTGTGTGCCAGTAAGTGCTGAGAGGCCAGTCATTATTGTGGCTGCACGTGAACGCTGGCCAAAGTGATCTAGAGGGACGACAGGAAGTCCGGTACATGTACTCAGAGGCCTTTCCCTTCACAGATACTCTCCCTGGAAATTGATTTCATGCTAATGAGTGTGATTTAGCATTCCTTTGGGATATGCTATGAAAACAAGATCATGTGGACATGGGCCAGCAAACACTTGAGCGCATTTGAGCAGCAAGGATCATTATTTGTTGACATGGACACAGGCTCATGACAATGAAAGTAATGCAAAGAAGTGAGTAAAGAATGATGTTAATGTTTAGTGTGGTGctaaacattaaaaatacaattaaaactcaatcaatcaaataaaaattactaccactactactaataatactactatTAAATGTACATATGATAtcatcattaataataatgagtTTACTTGATTACTTTGGTATAACTTTAAAGAactaaaaaacataataaaaaaacaattacattttatagcgcttttggaggcacttcacaatgaagtgaacccattattcattcactcctcaatCACActggtggtaaactacatctgttagaaacatggctgccaattgaCACCTCGAGCCTCTCCAAACattacaccagtgtgggcagcactggaggcaaggtgggtgaagtgtcttgcccagagACACGAccgtgactgggtggagggagcaagggtggaaccgccaaccttccaaTTGCTGGATGACCCGCTCTACCTCCTGACCTACTGCCACCCACAAATATGAGTAATTCTACTAGAATATGAATTTTTGATAATTGTTAAACCAACAAAGtagaacataaaataaataaaactaccTACATCATCAATAGTGCGACAAATCTACAGTCAAAAGATGAAATACACTTGGTCTTTGAGATGTACAGTTATTAACAAaaattttttatgacaaatgcTTTACAATGTACTAGAATTAGGAAAGTTCCAAGCTGTGCTTCTGCTGGGGTGtcagtttgtttattttcactgttgtgccttagttccggttattatgctcttattttgcatTACGGTACTTTAGTTTTGTTCTGGTCTGTTCTCGACCGCCTTTACTTTTCTGCTCCTACGCACCTGCGTCtcattttgtgtttgatttAGCTGAGCCTGTGGCGTCTATCTTGCGTTGGAGCATCAGGCTTGTTTGTGTGGTTCTGTTGTCTTATTCCTtcaatcttcattaaattaatcTTTTTACCTGCGCTGGGGtcctgtctctgcatactgAGGTCATCGCCACAACACCGCCATGCCGTGCCGTAACAGTGCTGTGTTTACATGATAAAAATTTATTTCAGTGTCAGTATTATTAAATTCAAcagatgacaaaaatattttgtaatcgTTATAAAACTCAACACATGATCAAAACTGCCCAATTGGTCAAttaaaacaggaaatgaaaagaaatcaCCAATACTTGTCAAGTGAAGACATTTTTGGAATTGAACCCCGACACTGTCgtaaatataaaacacaaaaagtaaaaaagaccACTCCACTGGTCCCAAGCTTTTCGAAGAGCTCTAGAGCTATTGAGTTGACTATGTTTTCCTTCCCTGACAGTCTGCCGCACAGTGTTAAGGCGAGCCTGTCCCTTTCTCCACCTGGGCCGGGACGGGTGGGCAGCGGTGGGGGCTCCCCCACATCCAAAATTGCACCCTGCGCAGGAGGGGTACCTGTGGAGGACATGCAAGCCCTGGCCATCACCTCACTTTCTGCAGCAGATGTAGCCAAACAGTTTGAGCACATCCGCGAGCTGGGAAAGGGAACCTACGGCAAGGTGGACCTGGTGGCTCATAGAACCCAGGGTGAGCGCATACAGCAACAATTTCACATACAATATAAATTTACAATGGCCTAATTAATAATTTAAACGTGCTCCTTCATTTTTATGTCTCAGGTACCAAGATGGCGCTGAAGTTTGTCAccaaaaacaagacaaagcTGAAGAGTTTCCTGCGGGAATTCAGTCTAACAGGCTCGCTTAGCTCCAGCCCGTTCATCATCAAAGTCCTGGACGTGCTTTTCGAGACAGAGGACAGCTATGTATTTGGACAAGAGTATGCCCCCGCTGGGGACCTTTTCGACATTATTCCCCCACAGGTAACGTCATCGTCCTTGTCTCCACCAATCAGCGTCGTCCCTCCAACAGAGCTGCTCCAATCATGTTCAGCCAGTGCACTTTTAACAAGCTCTCCCGGGGCTGCAGCCTTTTTCTTGGCTCTCTTGCTGTGAGAGTGGTTCTCACTTTGCTTTGGAACTATTTCACTTGATGTGCTGGAGGAAGACTTCAAGgttttctcattaaaatggTTCCAGTGGAACACAGACCAGAGACGCTTATTTCACTTATTGGAGAAAATCACTTCTCCTCGTGAACTtttgttcatgtatttttttttaacaataaagcAAACCAGTCATATTCTGGAAGTATTGAGACACTTGGTCATTAAAGAGACACACATTATAGGAAACTGACTTTTAATTGCTTGTATACACATATTTGGGTCTCTGGAGTGGCAGCCATCAAGTgtgaaattaaacaaacaagttATTTCATTTTAGCAGGCTATGTCAGACAGTGTGTCTTTCAATAAACCATTCTGACTTTGGACCCCCTTGTGACGTAAcaatgcagtcgtcccttgtttattgcgaagtatgatttaatattaataaatggaatatttttgtagttagagcatagaaaacctgtttgtgacttcctaaatacaattttttttaccattattagagccctgtagacatgaagtaacacccctataggcacctttacactcctattactttttgtttacaacacattgctcaactctaaTGCACAggttacgggatcactgcaggcacATAAGAGAGGGCCATCGCTTTAAACATAACATGCTACCAAGGTAActggttagcctccaatttatatattctaaacttaagaaaaggtTTAAAAtgtagtggggaagaaggacaaagtaagaagccaaaaccttacaatttccacacggaatgggaggacaactcagacacgccatggctgactacatgcaatgCGAAGgtatctaatctaatgtcatgtaacattactgatgcctagtggccaaaatattacatataacttccatccatccatcttctatgccgcttatcctcaccagggtcgcgggtaggccagagcctatcccagctgacttcgagcgagaggcggggtacaccctgggttGGTCGTCagcccacatactgtataaacaaacaaccattcacactcacattcatacctatagacaatttagagttgccaattagcctaacatgcatgtttttggaatgtggaaggaaaccggagaaaaaaacggagaaaacgcacgcacacacggggagaacatgcaaacgcaaCGCAGAGacgcccaatggagatttgaacccagatctcttgactgtgtggccaacatgctaaccactaggccaccgtgcggcccattacatataacttgtctttcaatattttttgactaataatagcccatagtcaaccacgaaatagcggtcatttattaatatattttcgaAAAAAACgtgagagtgagggagtgatgttcgaatcacgacgtagcgagggacgactgtagtgccAGTACACACAAGACAGCCCGCTCACTGAGTTTCTCCACCCATCTGGTTATTTGCATGGAATACACAGAACCACAGTAAGGTCAAAGCCAAACAGAGCTGCAGTGTTGTTGGATGCACACATTGTCGCATTGTCGACATCTGACTGCTACTGCAGTAGAGGACGCCAAAGTAAACAGTGGCTCCAAAAACAAGCTGCTCTGCACAGGGCTGTTTAGAGAGTCGAGAGTTGGGGTATTTTAATCAAAGCAAGTCACATCTAGCAACTATTTTAATAtaggaaaaaatgcattttgtgtatcTTTAATGAATAGATGTAGCCCAATGCTTGGGATATGTCCACTGATTAATTTGTGTTCTTTCTCGCAGGTGGGCCTGCCGGAGGAAATGGTGAAACGCTGCATGCAACAACTTGGTTTGGCCCTGGATTTCATGCACAGTAAAAATTTAGTGCACCGTGACGTCAAACCAGAAAACGTGCTGCTGTTCGACCGTGAGTGTCGTCGCATTAAGCTGGCTGACTTTGGCATGACCCGCCGAGTGGGCTCCCGCGTAAAGAGGGTGAGCGGCACCATCCCCTACACAGCGCCCGAGGTGTGCCGCGCCAGTCGCACAGAGGGCTTCCTGGTGACCACCAGCCTGGATGTGTGGGCGTTTGGCGTGTTGGTCTTCTGCATGCTCACGGGTAATTTCCCCTGGGAGGCGGCGCTCCCGGCTGATGCGTTCTATGAGGAGTTTCGGCGCTGGCAGAAAGCGGGGTGCCCTGTGGGAACGTATCCGTCACAGTGGCGCCGCTTCACTGATGACGCCCTGCGCATGTTCCAGAGGCTCCTTGCTGCTGAGCCTGAAAAACGTTGCGGGGTCAAAGATGTCTTCTGCTTTGTCAAATATGAGCTTGTGAGCGAGCTCAGGCGCAGAGCGTCCTACCGCGCCAAGAGAGGGGAAAGGTCAAGTTCGGGGGTGTGCACTGGCAACTGtacttcatcatcttcatcatcttcctcctcaCGCACCACCCACAGACAACCAGAGCCTTCCACACCTCCTGGAACCTCCTGCCTTCGCCCAGCACCTCTCAAACGGAGTGTTCTCTCCGACCCGTTGTCACCCAGAGAGGAGTCTGGACAGCACCAGTCTCCTGGccgggacaaaaacaaaagccaGATGGTCATGGCGACCGCCATTGAAATCTGTGTGTAACCACACTTGTGCTAACTAAATGGCTTTTCACAGTAAGAGCAACTCGTTCAAGGGACTTCTCTTAATAAGGAGAAACGGGAGGCTCGGGATCAGCCGTCAATC
This sequence is a window from Dunckerocampus dactyliophorus isolate RoL2022-P2 chromosome 2, RoL_Ddac_1.1, whole genome shotgun sequence. Protein-coding genes within it:
- the sbk1 gene encoding serine/threonine-protein kinase SBK1, which codes for MQDHGGERQVASSLPHSVKASLSLSPPGPGRVGSGGGSPTSKIAPCAGGVPVEDMQALAITSLSAADVAKQFEHIRELGKGTYGKVDLVAHRTQGTKMALKFVTKNKTKLKSFLREFSLTGSLSSSPFIIKVLDVLFETEDSYVFGQEYAPAGDLFDIIPPQVGLPEEMVKRCMQQLGLALDFMHSKNLVHRDVKPENVLLFDRECRRIKLADFGMTRRVGSRVKRVSGTIPYTAPEVCRASRTEGFLVTTSLDVWAFGVLVFCMLTGNFPWEAALPADAFYEEFRRWQKAGCPVGTYPSQWRRFTDDALRMFQRLLAAEPEKRCGVKDVFCFVKYELVSELRRRASYRAKRGERSSSGVCTGNCTSSSSSSSSSRTTHRQPEPSTPPGTSCLRPAPLKRSVLSDPLSPREESGQHQSPGRDKNKSQMVMATAIEICV